The genomic DNA CCGGCCCCGACGACGCGCCTCGATCGGCCGGTATACCCGGTCCCCGATCACGACAGCACGCTGGTTTCGGTGGTCACCGACCCCGAAGAGACGTCATCGAGCGTGGCGCTGTACTACCTGCAGCCCGTGCACCGGGACAGCACGGTGGGCGATTATCGCGAGGCGCTCGTGCGGGGGCTGTACAACGACATGCTCGACGAGCGGCTGTCGGAGATCTCGCAGCGGCCGAACGCGCCGTTCATCGGCGCGGAGTCCGAGCAGGGCCGGCTCATCCGGTCGAAGGAGGTGTACGCGTTGACGGCGGTGGTGAAGGACGGCGGCATCGCGCGCGGCCTGCGTGCCGTCCTAACGGAAGCGGCGCGGGTGGAGCAGCACGGGTTCACGCCCACGGAGCTGGCGCGCGAGAAGGAGAACTACCTCCGCGAGACGGAGCAGGCGTACGACGAGCGGGACAAGACGCCGTCGGACGTGTTCGTCGCCGACTACATCGACAACTACCTCGAGCAGACGGCGATTCCGAGCATCGCCCAGGACTGGGATCTGACGCGCGCGCTGCTGCCGGGCATCACGCTGGACGAGGTGAACCGGCTGGCGAGCGCGTATCTGTCGGGCACGAGCCGGGTGATCACCGCCAGCGGGCCGAGCCGCGACAGCGCCGAAATGCCTAACGCGAAGGAATTGACCGCCATCGTCGACAGCGTCGGTCGCACGTCGGTCGCCGCGTACGTCGATTCGGTGGCGAACCAGCCCCTGGTGGCGCATGCGCCGACGCCGGGCACGGTGGTTTCGGCGCAGGCGATCCCGTCGGTGGGTGTGATCGAGTGGACGCTCTCGAACGGGGCGCACGTGCTTCTCAAGCCGACGACCTTCAAGGACGACGAGCTGTTGTTCCGCGCGTTCGGCCCCGGCGGCGTCTCTCTGGCCAACGACTCGATGCTCGTGCCCGCGCAAACTGCGACCGATGTGATCGATGCGAGCGGCGTCGGGGCATTCACCGCGACCGAGCTGGACAAAGCGCTCGCCGGAAAGACGGTCTCGGTTGAACCGTATATCAGCTCGTACGAGGAAGGGATGACGGGAAGCGGGTCGCCGCGCGACGCCGAGACGATGCTGCAGCTGGTCTACCTGTACTTCACGGATCCGCGCGCCGATACGGAGGCGTTCACCGCGTTGCAAACGCGCCTGAAGGAGCTGCTGGCGAACAGAAGTGCGAGCCCGTCGGCGGCATTCGGCGACACGATCGAAGCCACGCTCTACGGACACAATCGGCGGCTTGCGCCATTCACGAGCGCGACGACCGCAAAAATGAATCTTGATGAGTCGCTCGCGTTCTATCGTGCCAGATTCAAGAATGCGAGCGACTTCACGTTCATGTTCGTGGGGAACATCGACACGACGGCGCTCAAGCCGCTCGTCGAGAAGTACATTGGCGGGTTGCCGGCATCGGGCGCGCATCAGTCCTGGCGCGATGTGGGGATCGATTTCGCGCGCGGCGTGATTCATCGAGCGGTGCACCGCGGCGCGGAGCCGAAGAGCAACACGGACATCATCTACAGCGGACCGCTGGCGTTTTCGAGGCACGCCGTGTACGAGATGCAGGCGCTCGAAGACGTTCTGCAGATCCGGCTGCGGCAGCGCCTGCGCGAGAAGCTGGGCGGCACGTATGGCGTGAACGTGAGCGTGACGCCGATGCTGGTGCCGAGGCCGCGGTATGAGGTGTCGATCACGTTCGGCTCGGCACCGGATCGGGTGGACGAACTCGTGCGCGCGACGCACGCCGAGCTCGATTCGATCAAGGCGTACGGTCCAACGGCGGCGGACCTCGAAAAAGTCCGCGCCACGGAGATGCGGGAACGCGAGACCGGCCTGACGCAGAACCATTTCTGGCTAACGCTTCTGCACAGCTATCTGTATAACAAGTGGAATCTCGACGACATTCACGCCTTCGACAGCGAGGTCCGCGGCCTGACCGCGGCGTCGGTTCGCGATGCGGCACGACGGTATCTCGATGAGCGGAACGTGGTGCAAGTGTCCCTCTATCCCCAGTTAGGCGCAAGCCGGTAGCGGACGGCCGGGGCGGTGTGACGCCGCGCTGCCGCCCGCCGTCAATCGAGAATGGTTTTCGTCTTCCCTTCCCACACCGAGCGCTGGTCTCTTTCTATGCGTGTGCTGGCTGCCGTGGTCGCGGTGTCGTTCGTCGCTCTGTCCGCCGGCGCGCAGGCGCCGCACATCACCCCGGCGGGCGATCCGTCGGTGAAGAGCGATACCATTTATTCGCTGGCGGTGCCGGCCGGCTCGCACACCGATGAGCCGTACGTGCTCCTGCTCGATGACGGCGTGGTGAAGATCGAGCCGGACGGGCGCCTGACGACGACGTATCGGCAGGTGGTGCAGATCCTCACGCAGGAGGCCGCCGAGCGATGGGGCGAGCATACGTTCAGCTACTCGGCTGGCCGCGAGAAGCTGACCGTGAACTGGATTCGCGTGCTGAAGCCGAACGGCGAGGTGGTGAGCGAGAAGCCGACGCACGAGCAGGAGTCGCTGGCGCCGGTCTCGCTCGATGCGCCCGTGTATTCCGATCTCAAGCTGCACCGGGTCACGTTAGGCGGGGTCGCGCCGGGCACGCTGATCGACTACAGCGTGACCACGGAGACGGCGAGCCCGCTGATTCCGAGCGATTTTTTGACATCGTGGAGCGTGCAGACCGGGGTGTTCACGCGCCGGTCGCGGTACATGGTGGACGTGCCGGCGAATTACACGCCGCGCATCGAAGAGCACCACATTCCGTTCAAGCGCGCGGAGCATGTGTCCAACGGGCGCCGCGTGATCACGTGGGCGGCGCAGGACGTACCGAAGCCGGAGCCGGAGCCGCTGGCGCCGGACTCGTCGTACGGCGAATCGCTGACGATCGCGGCGCCGCGCACGTGGAGCGACGTGGCGCACTGGTACGCGGGTCTGGCGCGCGACCGCTACACGACCACCCCGGCCATC from Gemmatimonadaceae bacterium includes the following:
- a CDS encoding insulinase family protein, which translates into the protein MVSRIRTAAVWLALAVLVGTGDAARAAAQDSAVQAPPLSAPIPTDPSVTIGVLPNGLRYYIRENHRPEHRAELRLVVNAGSILEDSAQRGLAHLIEHMAFAGTRHFARQALVNYLESTGVRYGADLNAGTSFDETVYQLTVPTDSAKLLERGVEILEDWADGVTFDSTGLARERKVVTEEWRLGRGAAQRIRDKQFPVLFANSRYARRIPIGDPNIIATAPRSELLEFYHEWYRPDLMAVVIVGDFDKAQVERWVKSDLGQVPAPTTRLDRPVYPVPDHDSTLVSVVTDPEETSSSVALYYLQPVHRDSTVGDYREALVRGLYNDMLDERLSEISQRPNAPFIGAESEQGRLIRSKEVYALTAVVKDGGIARGLRAVLTEAARVEQHGFTPTELAREKENYLRETEQAYDERDKTPSDVFVADYIDNYLEQTAIPSIAQDWDLTRALLPGITLDEVNRLASAYLSGTSRVITASGPSRDSAEMPNAKELTAIVDSVGRTSVAAYVDSVANQPLVAHAPTPGTVVSAQAIPSVGVIEWTLSNGAHVLLKPTTFKDDELLFRAFGPGGVSLANDSMLVPAQTATDVIDASGVGAFTATELDKALAGKTVSVEPYISSYEEGMTGSGSPRDAETMLQLVYLYFTDPRADTEAFTALQTRLKELLANRSASPSAAFGDTIEATLYGHNRRLAPFTSATTAKMNLDESLAFYRARFKNASDFTFMFVGNIDTTALKPLVEKYIGGLPASGAHQSWRDVGIDFARGVIHRAVHRGAEPKSNTDIIYSGPLAFSRHAVYEMQALEDVLQIRLRQRLREKLGGTYGVNVSVTPMLVPRPRYEVSITFGSAPDRVDELVRATHAELDSIKAYGPTAADLEKVRATEMRERETGLTQNHFWLTLLHSYLYNKWNLDDIHAFDSEVRGLTAASVRDAARRYLDERNVVQVSLYPQLGASR